The Sylvia atricapilla isolate bSylAtr1 chromosome 5, bSylAtr1.pri, whole genome shotgun sequence genome includes a window with the following:
- the LOC136361764 gene encoding histone H2A-IV yields MSGRGKQGGKARAKAKSRSSRAGLQFPVGRVHRLLRKGNYAERVGAGAPVYLAAVLEYLTAEILELAGNAARDNKKTRIIPRHLQLAIRNDEELNKLLGKVTIAQGGVLPNIQAVLLPKKTDSHKAKAK; encoded by the coding sequence ATGTCCGGGCGCGGGAAGCAGGGCGGGAAGGCGCGCGCCAAGGCCAAGTCGCGCTCGTCGCGGGCCGGGCTGCAGTTCCCCGTGGGCCGCGTGCACCGGCTGCTGCGCAAGGGCAACTACGCGGAGCGCGTGGGCGCCGGCGCCCCGGTGTACCTGGCGGCCGTGCTGGAGTACCTGACGGCCGAGATCCTGGAGCTGGCGGGCAACGCGGCCCGCGACAACAAGAAGACGCGCATCATCCCCCGCCACCTGCAGCTCGCCATCCGCAACGACGAGGAGCTCAACAAGCTGCTGGGCAAGGTGACGATCGCGCAGGGCGGCGTGCTGCCCAACATCCAGGCCGTGCTGCTGCCCAAGAAGACCGACAGCCACAAGGCGAAAGCCAAGTGA
- the LOC136361762 gene encoding histone H2B 1/2/3/4/6, which yields MPEPAKSAPAPKKGSKKAVTKTQKKGDKKRKKSRKESYSIYVYKVLKQVHPDTGISSKAMGIMNSFVNDIFERIAGEASRLAHYNKRSTITSREIQTAVRLLLPGELAKHAVSEGTKAVTKYTSSK from the coding sequence ATGCCTGAGCCGGCCAAGTCCGCCCCCGCGCCCAAGAAGGGCTCCAAGAAGGCGGTCACCAAGACCCAGAAGAAGGGCGACAAGAAGCGCAAGAAGAGCCGCAAGGAGAGCTACTCCATCTACGTGTACAAGGTGCTGAAGCAGGTGCACCCCGACACGGGCATCTCGTCCAAGGCCATGGGCATCATGAACTCCTTCGTCAACGACATCTTCGAGCGCATCGCCGGCGAGGCGTCGCGCCTGGCGCACTACAACAAGCGCTCCACCATCACGTCGCGGGAGATCCAGACGGCCGTGCGCCTGCTGCTGCCCGGCGAGCTGGCCAAGCACGCCGTGTCCGAGGGCACCAAGGCTGTCACCAAGTACACCAGCTCCAAGtaa
- the LOC136360941 gene encoding histone H3 yields MARTKQTARKSTGGKAPRKQLATKAARKSAPATGGVKKPHRYRPGTVALREIRRYQKSTELLIRKLPFQRLVREIAQDFKTDLRFQSSAVMALQEASEAYLVGLFEDTNLCAIHAKRVTIMPKDIQLARRIRGERA; encoded by the coding sequence ATGGCGCGCACGAAGCAGACGGCGCGTAAGTCGACGGGCGGGAAGGCGCCCCGCAAGCAGCTGGCCACCAAGGCTGCCCGCAAGAGCGCGCCGGCCACGGGCGGCGTCAAGAAGCCGCACCGCTACCGGCCCGGCACGGTGGCGCTGCGCGAGATCCGGCGCTACCAGAAGTCCACGGAGCTGCTGATCCGCAAGCTGCCCTTCCAGCGCCTGGTGCGCGAGATCGCGCAGGACTTCAAGACCGACCTGCGCTTCCAGAGCTCGGCCGTCATGGCGCTGCAGGAGGCCAGCGAGGCCTACCTGGTGGGGCTCTTCGAGGACACCAACCTGTGCGCCATCCACGCCAAGCGCGTCACCATCATGCCCAAGGACATCCAGCTGGCGCGGCGCATCCGCGGCGAGCGCGCCTGA
- the LOC136361740 gene encoding histone H2B 1/2/3/4/6 — translation MPEPAKSAPAPKKGSKKAVTKTQKKGDKKRKKSRKESYSIYVYKVLKQVHPDTGISSKAMGIMNSFVNDIFERIAGEASRLAHYNKRSTITSREIQTAVRLLLPGELAKHAVSEGTKAVTKYTSSK, via the coding sequence ATGCCTGAGCCGGCCAAGTCCGCCCCCGCGCCCAAGAAGGGCTCCAAGAAGGCGGTCACCAAGACCCAGAAGAAAGGCGACAAGAAGCGCAAGAAGAGCCGGAAAGAGAGCTACTCCATCTACGTGTACAAGGTGCTGAAGCAGGTGCACCCCGACACGGGCATCTCGTCCAAGGCCATGGGCATCATGAACTCCTTCGTCAACGACATCTTCGAGCGCATCGCGGGCGAGGCGTCGCGCCTGGCGCACTACAACAAGCGCTCCACCATCACGTCGCGGGAGATCCAGACGGCCGTGCGCCTGCTGCTGCCCGGCGAGCTGGCCAAGCACGCCGTGTCCGAGGGCACCAAGGCTGTCACCAAGTACACCAGCTCCAAgtaa